A genomic segment from Amphiura filiformis chromosome 10, Afil_fr2py, whole genome shotgun sequence encodes:
- the LOC140162639 gene encoding uncharacterized protein: MSIEELKARITTNIQYLQDCTDYTTHRAWQAAHDNNDVLMSILNHSDKQNALGKHVAQLNLGSLFKMVWQSLSDFITQKYSKGYNALSAIIGMYVNLTDISPELSEELGETGCIHLMIQAMDNYRMKQRFSEGPLRSLTIILVNAIQNCNKNIGVYRNANVVPILEKFLNTDDVRMKVYSLRILAHVVNEEESSLLQATNGGVAFLLALVKDASSTKEHREQGIVGSLASSLDLLRCLNKLAVNDANKTEIAKRGGMPVFIRMLQNDFSEDEQCAAVQALWNLAFIEKIRKSKELQASVKSLKKLSMSDNHHLQQLCAYALWQIRGNTKHTKSRTSGKVEEAPPSYEEAISNPAKSAAPRNGQVMISYQWDNQETTQRLRDNLVTAGYEVWMDITHMRGSLLEAMAKAVETSTLVLVCMTEKYKNSVNCRAEAQYAFTLKKPIVPLLLEPNYKPDGWLGILGLTTLYHEILSTDQLDSNMASILADIQCALGDEVDVPIQPTREESQGSASKSQQKPASGQLKERVRQWSRDDVQEWLKGNELTRLCETFKTFKGKHLEKMYSRYSEDKRAFYDELKNDYNMDAKTRTEFEVALEDVFEE, encoded by the exons ATGTCAATAGAAGAGCTGAAGGCGAGGATAACTACGAATATTCAGTATCTGCAAGATTGCACGGATTACACGACACACCGGGCATGGCAAGCTGCTCACGATAATAACGATGTTTTGATGAGCATTTTGAATCATTCTGACAAACAGAATGCTCTTGGGAAACATGTAGCTCAGTTGAATTTGGGTagcctttttaaaatggtttGGCAATCACTGTCAGACTTCATCACACAAAAGTATAGCAAAGGTTATAATGCCCTTTCCGCGATCATTGGAATGTATGTCAACTTAACAGACATATCTCCTGAACTATCGGAAGAGTTAGGGGAAACGGGTTGCATCCACTTGATGATACAAGCCATGGATAATTATAGAATGAAACAAAGATTTAGCGAAGGTCCACTTCGATCATTAACAATAATCTTGGTAAATGCAATTCAAAATTGTAACAAAAACATCGGTGTCTATCGAAATGCAAATGTGGTACCGATCTTGGAAAAATTCTTAAATACTGACGATGTACGAATGAAAGTCTATTCCCTCCGTATACTCGCCCATGTTGTAAATGAGGAAGAGAGTAGCCTCCTACAAGCCACTAACGGCGGAGTTGCTTTTCTCTTGGCATTAGTAAAAGATGCCAGCTCCACAAAAGAACATCGCGAACAGGGAATAGTGGGTTCTCTAGCTTCATCACTGGATTTACTCCGTTGTTTGAATAAGCTTGCCGTAAATGATGCTAATAAGACTGAAATAGCGAAAAGGGGCGGTATGCCAGTGTTTATCCGAATGCTACAGAATGATTTCTCTGAAGACGAGCAGTGTGCAGCTGTGCAAGCGCTGTGGAATTTGGCTTTTATAGAAAAGATCAGGAAATCCAAAGAACTACAAGCTTCCGTAAAGT CCCTTAAGAAACTGTCGATGTCAGACAACCATCACTTGCAGCAACTATGCGCTTATGCTCTCTGGCAGATACGGGGAAACACAAAACATACGAAATCACGTACATCCGGAAAAGTAGAGGAAGCGCCACCAAGTTATGAAGAGGCCATCTCGAATCCTGCAAAATCTGCTGCACCTAGAAACGGGCAAGTGATGATCAGCTATCAATGGGACAACCAAGAGACGACACAGAGACTGAGAGATAATCTAGTTACGGCAGGGTACGAAGTGTGGATGGATATCACACACATGA GAGGCAGTCTGTTGGAGGCAATGGCAAAAGCTGTTGAAACGTCTACTCTCGTGCTTGTATGCATGACAGAAAAGTACAAGAACAGTGTGAACTGTAGAGCAG AGGCCCAATATGCTTTCACATTAAAGAAACCCATCGTTCCACTACTTCTAGAACCCAACTATAAACCTGATGGATGGTTGGGAATCCTCGGTCTTACTACTCTATATCATGAGATCTTGTCTACTGACCAATTAGACTCCAATATGGCGTCGATTCTCGCAGATATACAATGTGCTCTTGGTGACGAAGTTGATG TACCCATTCAGCCAACGCGAGAAGAATCGCAAGGTTCCGCCAGCAAATCCCAACAAAAACCAGCCAGCGGTCAGTTAAAGGAACGAGTACGTCAATGGAGCAGAGATGACGTGCAAGAATGGTTAAAGGGCAACGAACTAACCAGGCTCTGTGAAACTTTCAAGACATTTAAGGGTAAGCATCTGGAGAAGATGTATTCCAGATATAGTGAGGATAAGAGGGCCTTCTACGATGAACTCAAAAACGATTACAACATGGATGCCAAAACACGAACGGAGTTCGAAGTTGCTCTTGAAGATGTGTTTGAAGAATAA